In Sebaldella termitidis ATCC 33386, one DNA window encodes the following:
- a CDS encoding metal ABC transporter solute-binding protein, Zn/Mn family yields the protein MSMKEKLKYFGFIFGFILCITILVSCSKSENTAADSQKLKITTTTTMLKDLIQTIGGDKVEVINLMGEGVDPHLYNASAGDVEKLANADVIIYGGLHLEGKMSDVFGKLENSGKDVLDVGNTLDKNLLIFQEENIPDPHVWFDTNLWILEAEAVAAKLSDIDPENKDYYMSNLESYKKELSDLTEYVIRRINEIPESQRILVTAHDAFGYFAKQFRLEVRSIQGISTDSEAGTKDISELADFIAEKKIKAVFIESSVPRKTIESLQEAVKARGWDVKIGGELYSDSLGDKEHNTNTYIKTVKKNVDVIVEALK from the coding sequence ATGTCCATGAAAGAAAAACTAAAATATTTCGGATTTATTTTTGGATTTATTTTATGTATTACAATTCTTGTTTCCTGCAGTAAATCTGAAAATACAGCTGCTGACAGCCAAAAATTAAAAATAACGACAACTACCACTATGCTGAAAGATCTTATTCAGACAATCGGCGGAGATAAAGTCGAGGTAATAAATCTAATGGGCGAAGGCGTAGACCCCCATTTATATAATGCAAGTGCCGGTGATGTGGAAAAGCTTGCCAATGCTGATGTAATAATATACGGCGGCTTACATTTGGAAGGTAAAATGAGTGATGTTTTCGGAAAACTTGAAAACAGCGGAAAAGATGTTTTAGATGTAGGAAACACTTTAGATAAAAATCTTCTTATATTTCAGGAAGAAAATATTCCTGATCCCCATGTATGGTTTGATACAAATTTATGGATTTTGGAAGCAGAAGCTGTTGCTGCGAAATTATCGGATATTGATCCTGAAAATAAAGATTATTATATGTCTAATTTAGAAAGCTACAAAAAGGAGCTCAGCGATCTGACAGAATATGTAATCCGGAGAATAAACGAAATCCCCGAATCACAAAGAATTTTAGTTACTGCACATGATGCCTTCGGTTATTTTGCCAAGCAATTCAGGCTTGAAGTCCGCTCTATTCAGGGAATCAGCACTGATTCAGAAGCAGGAACAAAAGACATAAGCGAGCTTGCAGACTTTATTGCCGAAAAAAAAATTAAAGCAGTCTTTATAGAATCTTCTGTTCCGAGAAAAACTATAGAATCACTGCAGGAAGCAGTAAAGGCCAGAGGCTGGGATGTAAAAATCGGCGGTGAACTTTATTCCGACTCTCTCGGAGATAAAGAACACAACACCAATACATATATTAAAACTGTCAAAAAGAATGTGGACGTAATTGTAGAAGCACTAAAATAA
- a CDS encoding helix-turn-helix domain-containing protein: protein MKIETEKLKKLGKTLKELRIQNNLSFREVDKLTGVGISTISRLEEAKGHRINTLILNKLAKVYNVNPVSLLMIIDYVKENDIKQYLDITESEASSINNNEIEILNENNSSYYPKRFMKLPDITKCKAVKINNRIFLYDDSCPDNNDLGLFRINDKITVAFYYFLDDTVTFKDFFTDFIFMRKKDSFSIIGKIKSIVDISLM from the coding sequence ATGAAGATAGAGACAGAAAAATTAAAAAAACTTGGTAAAACTTTAAAAGAACTCCGAATACAAAATAATCTGTCTTTTAGAGAAGTTGATAAACTTACCGGTGTGGGTATCTCCACAATAAGCCGGCTTGAGGAAGCTAAAGGACACAGAATTAATACTTTGATTCTGAATAAACTTGCCAAAGTGTATAATGTTAACCCTGTTTCGCTCCTTATGATCATTGATTATGTCAAAGAAAATGACATAAAGCAATATCTTGATATTACTGAAAGTGAAGCCAGTTCGATAAATAATAATGAAATAGAAATTCTGAATGAAAATAACAGCTCGTACTATCCGAAAAGATTTATGAAGCTGCCTGATATCACTAAATGCAAAGCTGTTAAAATCAATAACCGGATCTTTCTATATGATGATTCCTGTCCGGATAATAATGATCTCGGTCTTTTTCGCATTAATGATAAAATTACTGTGGCTTTTTACTACTTTTTAGATGATACTGTTACTTTCAAGGATTTTTTTACCGACTTTATTTTTATGAGAAAAAAAGATTCATTTTCAATAATTGGAAAAATTAAAAGCATTGTAGATATTTCTCTGATGTAA
- a CDS encoding DUF4926 domain-containing protein, with the protein MKFKEYDTIIVSKDYPDYKIKKGDTGVIVMIYTKPNLAYEVEFSDEVGRTIASFPIREEELVRYK; encoded by the coding sequence ATGAAGTTTAAAGAATACGATACAATAATTGTATCAAAAGACTATCCAGACTACAAAATAAAAAAGGGGGATACAGGTGTAATTGTAATGATATATACAAAGCCTAATTTAGCTTATGAAGTAGAATTTAGTGACGAAGTAGGAAGAACAATAGCCAGTTTCCCAATAAGAGAAGAAGAATTGGTAAGATATAAATAA
- a CDS encoding DUF1801 domain-containing protein — protein MRPIKNPDVLTIYESYEEKYRTPLLKIRELIYDTAEKMYGSESITEELKWNQPSYATKHGSPVRLDIFDQNNIGIFFNCRTTLVENFKMQFGDLFSYSKNRAIILDINEEIPENELMACIETALSYHKIKKHLNKLN, from the coding sequence ATGAGACCAATAAAAAATCCCGATGTTTTAACTATATATGAAAGCTATGAAGAAAAATACAGAACGCCATTACTGAAGATAAGAGAGCTGATTTACGACACAGCAGAAAAAATGTACGGATCTGAAAGCATCACAGAAGAACTAAAATGGAATCAGCCTTCATATGCAACAAAACACGGAAGTCCTGTCAGACTTGATATTTTCGATCAAAATAACATAGGAATATTCTTTAACTGCCGGACTACTCTGGTAGAGAACTTTAAAATGCAGTTTGGAGATTTATTTTCTTATTCTAAAAACAGGGCAATTATTCTGGATATTAACGAAGAAATACCGGAAAATGAATTGATGGCATGTATTGAAACAGCTTTATCATATCATAAGATAAAAAAGCATCTTAATAAACTTAACTAA
- a CDS encoding metal ABC transporter permease, which translates to MEINIEILLTAVVVSSACALLGVFLVLKSMAMISDAITHTILLGIVIAFFIVHDLNSPFLIIGASITGVITVYLIDTLNSTKLVKEDSAIGIIFPFLFSIAVILISRFAGNIHLDIDSVLLGELAFVPFNRIDVLGYSIPKGLLSTSVILIINLCFITIFFKELKLVTFDKILAAGLGFYPVALNYIFITLVSVTVVGSFETAGSVLIIAFMIGPAVTAYLLCDRLHTMILISIFTGILSSFLGFYISMYFDVSIAGTIAAVIGIIFLLVLSFSPKKGIIMNILNKRKQKIKFAVISMLIHLHNHKNRDEKEECDIKTIENHLNWDKKFLQKIIEKVLSDKYAVIERDILKITNKGAAYLSFLDK; encoded by the coding sequence TTGGAAATAAATATTGAAATACTGCTGACTGCTGTTGTAGTTTCCAGTGCCTGTGCATTATTAGGCGTTTTTCTGGTTTTGAAAAGCATGGCTATGATATCGGATGCCATAACCCATACTATACTTCTCGGAATAGTTATTGCATTTTTTATTGTCCATGATCTGAATTCTCCTTTTTTAATAATCGGGGCATCAATAACCGGTGTAATAACTGTATATCTCATAGATACTCTGAATTCTACAAAGCTTGTAAAGGAAGATTCGGCAATCGGGATTATATTCCCGTTCTTATTCAGCATAGCTGTTATTCTTATATCCAGATTTGCAGGAAACATACATCTGGATATAGATTCTGTTTTACTGGGAGAGCTGGCTTTCGTCCCGTTTAACAGGATAGATGTTCTGGGCTACAGTATACCGAAAGGACTGCTGTCCACATCTGTAATATTAATTATAAACCTGTGTTTTATTACCATATTTTTCAAAGAGTTAAAGCTTGTGACCTTTGATAAAATTCTGGCCGCAGGATTAGGATTTTATCCGGTTGCTTTGAACTATATATTTATAACACTTGTATCTGTCACTGTAGTAGGTTCTTTTGAAACCGCCGGTTCTGTTTTAATCATAGCCTTTATGATAGGCCCTGCTGTTACTGCCTATCTTCTGTGTGACAGACTGCATACCATGATACTGATAAGTATTTTTACCGGGATTTTATCGTCATTTTTAGGATTTTATATCTCAATGTATTTTGATGTTTCTATAGCAGGTACCATAGCTGCAGTCATAGGAATAATATTTCTGCTTGTACTGTCTTTCTCTCCTAAAAAAGGTATAATAATGAATATTCTTAATAAAAGAAAGCAAAAAATAAAATTTGCAGTTATTTCTATGCTGATTCATCTGCATAACCATAAAAATAGAGATGAAAAAGAAGAATGTGATATTAAAACTATTGAAAATCATCTGAACTGGGATAAAAAATTTCTTCAGAAAATCATAGAAAAAGTTCTAAGTGATAAATATGCTGTTATTGAAAGAGATATACTCAAAATTACTAATAAAGGTGCTGCCTATCTAAGTTTTTTAGATAAATAA
- the cysK gene encoding cysteine synthase A: MVYENLIDLIGNTPVIKLNNIFSGDIADIYVKLEGYNLGNSVKDRAALGMIEAAEKAGKLKPGGTIVEPTSGNTGISLALISKLKGYKVILVMPDTMSVERRSIIAAYGAELILTEGKKGMNGAIEKAGELIENNPDFFMPQQFKNSANPLKHYETTGEEIIKDLPDLDAFVAGVGTGGTISGAGKRLKEFNSEIKIVAVEPQESPVISGGKPGPHKIQGIGAGFVPDNLDLSVVDEIIEIPTERAFEICRILAENGLLLGASSGANIAAAYETAKKLGKGKKVLTISPDSGEKYLSLNIWQ, encoded by the coding sequence ATGGTTTATGAAAATTTAATTGATTTAATAGGGAATACACCTGTTATAAAACTTAATAATATATTTAGCGGGGATATTGCTGATATTTATGTGAAGCTGGAAGGTTATAATCTAGGAAACAGTGTAAAAGACAGGGCTGCATTAGGTATGATAGAAGCAGCGGAAAAAGCCGGAAAATTGAAACCGGGCGGAACAATAGTAGAGCCTACGAGCGGAAACACAGGTATTTCTTTGGCGCTTATTTCCAAATTAAAAGGCTATAAAGTTATTCTGGTAATGCCGGATACAATGAGTGTGGAACGCAGAAGTATCATTGCAGCTTATGGAGCAGAACTTATACTGACAGAGGGGAAAAAAGGAATGAACGGCGCCATAGAAAAGGCTGGTGAACTGATAGAAAACAATCCGGATTTTTTTATGCCCCAGCAGTTTAAAAATTCTGCTAATCCTTTGAAACATTATGAGACTACCGGAGAAGAAATAATTAAGGATCTGCCGGATTTAGATGCTTTCGTAGCCGGAGTGGGAACCGGGGGAACTATATCAGGTGCAGGGAAGAGACTTAAAGAATTTAATTCCGAAATTAAGATAGTTGCCGTAGAGCCGCAAGAATCCCCGGTTATTTCCGGAGGAAAACCCGGACCGCATAAAATTCAGGGAATAGGGGCAGGCTTTGTTCCTGATAATCTTGACTTATCTGTAGTAGACGAGATAATAGAGATACCCACAGAAAGAGCATTTGAAATATGTCGTATTCTCGCAGAAAACGGTCTGCTTTTGGGAGCTTCTTCCGGAGCTAATATTGCAGCAGCATATGAAACTGCGAAAAAACTGGGAAAAGGGAAAAAAGTACTGACAATTTCTCCTGACAGCGGGGAAAAATATCTCTCACTTAATATATGGCAGTAA
- a CDS encoding MetQ/NlpA family ABC transporter substrate-binding protein: protein MKKILLLLLVSGLIFSCAKKEKEIVLRVGASPIPHSEILKIAAEELQAEGIKLEIVSFEDAVLPNQEVAGKGLDANFIQHVPYMEDFNKKYNSKLISAAKIHVEPLALYSKKIKDIEELPEGGEILIPNNATNQGRALLLLDKNGIIKLKDNKKLDSTPEDILENPKKLKIVPMAAEQIAPRINEVDGAIINGNFAMKNNLTIAEDAVLVEDKDSPYANVLVILSGNENNESVKKLIKALQSDRVREFIENNYNGAVIPAF from the coding sequence ATGAAAAAAATATTACTTTTATTATTAGTATCAGGTTTGATTTTTTCCTGTGCAAAAAAAGAAAAAGAAATCGTACTAAGAGTCGGGGCATCTCCGATTCCTCATTCTGAAATTCTGAAAATAGCAGCAGAAGAATTACAAGCAGAAGGAATAAAGCTGGAAATAGTAAGCTTTGAAGATGCTGTACTGCCGAATCAGGAAGTCGCAGGTAAGGGGCTGGATGCAAATTTTATTCAGCATGTCCCGTATATGGAGGATTTCAATAAAAAATATAATTCCAAGCTCATATCAGCTGCTAAAATACATGTGGAGCCGCTGGCACTTTATTCGAAAAAAATCAAAGACATAGAAGAACTTCCTGAAGGTGGAGAAATTCTGATACCGAATAATGCCACTAATCAGGGAAGAGCACTTTTACTGCTGGATAAAAATGGTATTATAAAGCTTAAAGATAATAAAAAGCTGGATTCTACACCTGAGGACATTCTGGAAAATCCCAAAAAGCTGAAAATAGTGCCAATGGCGGCAGAACAGATAGCACCAAGGATAAATGAAGTAGACGGGGCGATTATAAACGGAAACTTTGCTATGAAGAATAATCTTACTATCGCCGAAGATGCAGTACTTGTAGAAGATAAAGACTCGCCTTATGCCAATGTTCTGGTTATTCTGAGCGGGAATGAAAATAATGAGTCTGTAAAAAAATTAATTAAAGCATTGCAGAGTGACAGGGTAAGGGAATTTATAGAAAATAATTATAATGGTGCTGTTATTCCGGCATTTTAA
- a CDS encoding metal ABC transporter permease: MENIIFLLNDHTFRIVALGCTILGVCCGILGSFAFLRKQSLLGDAVAHASLPGVCIAFLLTNTKNTEYLLGGALISGIICILLIHIIQKYTKIKFDSILAFILSSFFGFGLVLLSYLNKLPGANKSGLNKFIFGQASTLLTKDVVLIFCVSVILIGLVILFWKEFKIISFDPEYAEIIGFSSKNTGTFLSVLIVVCIIIGIQTVGVILISSMLIAPAAAARQWTQKLSVMVLLAGFFGGLSSITGTIISSSFEKLPTGPVIAVIVSLLVFISILFSPVRGIIFTKHLLRNKRKKFEHRGGKALGNKY, encoded by the coding sequence ATGGAAAATATTATTTTTTTGCTGAATGATCATACTTTTCGAATAGTTGCACTGGGGTGTACAATACTGGGAGTATGCTGCGGAATTCTGGGAAGCTTTGCATTCCTCAGAAAACAGAGCCTTCTCGGTGATGCAGTAGCACACGCCTCACTTCCCGGAGTATGTATTGCATTCTTACTTACGAATACTAAAAATACTGAATATTTACTGGGCGGTGCACTTATTTCAGGTATTATCTGCATATTATTAATTCATATTATTCAAAAATATACAAAAATAAAATTTGACAGTATTCTGGCCTTTATCCTGTCTTCTTTTTTCGGATTCGGTCTGGTTCTTCTTTCATACTTAAATAAACTTCCGGGTGCCAACAAATCCGGACTGAATAAATTTATTTTCGGACAGGCTTCTACACTTTTGACAAAAGATGTAGTTTTAATATTCTGTGTTTCTGTAATTCTTATCGGACTGGTGATATTGTTCTGGAAAGAATTTAAAATAATATCTTTTGACCCTGAATATGCAGAAATTATCGGTTTTTCATCTAAAAATACAGGAACATTTTTATCGGTACTGATAGTGGTCTGTATAATTATAGGAATCCAGACTGTGGGAGTAATACTCATAAGCTCTATGCTTATTGCCCCAGCCGCCGCTGCAAGACAGTGGACGCAGAAATTATCTGTTATGGTGCTACTGGCTGGTTTTTTCGGAGGATTATCCAGTATTACCGGCACAATTATAAGCTCCAGCTTTGAAAAATTACCTACCGGTCCTGTTATAGCAGTTATTGTCTCATTACTGGTTTTTATCAGCATATTATTTTCTCCGGTCAGAGGAATCATTTTCACTAAACATCTGCTGCGGAATAAAAGAAAAAAATTTGAACACAGGGGAGGGAAAGCTCTTGGAAATAAATATTGA
- a CDS encoding metal ABC transporter ATP-binding protein yields the protein MRNNTAVSINDLTVAYDDKPVLWDIDLDIKKGTLMAIVGPNGAGKSTLIKAMLNLIKPITGCISFFGSSYKKERSKIAYVPQRGSVDWDFPTTALDVVEMGRYGKIGWIKRVGKSDRKIAVDAIKKVGMEGFEKRQISQLSGGQQQRIFLARALVQDAEIYFMDEPFQGVDAKTEKSIINILKKLRDKGKTVIVVHHDLQTVEEYFDYIAFINVAVISSGKVKEIFNRENIEKTYKNRSFTDFSLFGSD from the coding sequence ATGAGAAATAATACAGCTGTCAGTATAAACGATCTGACAGTAGCTTATGACGATAAACCCGTTTTATGGGATATTGATCTGGACATAAAAAAAGGAACCTTAATGGCAATAGTCGGACCAAACGGCGCCGGTAAGTCTACGCTTATAAAAGCTATGCTGAATCTGATAAAGCCAATTACAGGCTGTATCAGCTTTTTCGGAAGCAGTTATAAAAAGGAAAGATCAAAAATTGCTTATGTTCCTCAGAGAGGAAGTGTCGACTGGGATTTTCCTACTACTGCTCTGGATGTTGTGGAAATGGGAAGATACGGTAAAATCGGATGGATAAAAAGAGTAGGAAAATCAGACAGAAAAATTGCTGTGGATGCTATCAAAAAAGTAGGAATGGAAGGCTTTGAGAAAAGACAGATAAGCCAGCTTTCCGGCGGGCAGCAGCAGAGAATTTTTTTAGCAAGAGCATTGGTTCAGGATGCGGAAATCTATTTTATGGATGAGCCCTTTCAAGGTGTGGATGCCAAAACGGAAAAATCTATTATAAATATTTTAAAAAAATTAAGAGATAAAGGAAAGACTGTTATTGTAGTACATCATGATCTTCAGACTGTAGAAGAATATTTTGATTATATTGCCTTTATAAATGTAGCAGTAATTTCCTCCGGTAAAGTAAAAGAAATATTTAACAGGGAAAATATAGAAAAAACATATAAAAACCGGAGTTTTACAGATTTCTCCCTGTTTGGGAGTGATTAA
- a CDS encoding DtxR family transcriptional regulator, with translation MTTSIEDYLKGIYLLKENNKLNNKNLAEHLKISAASVSEMIKKLAKEGYIIIENKDIILTEKGNRLAVEVIRKHRIWEVFLVQVLNFKKDDIHEEAEKLEHATSWKVLQKLEKFLSYPKESPHGKPIIYDNEYLKLEDIVKLSEVEVNDKIVIFKIKNDADLENYLKDMHINIKDIYEVKKIDPFNGPIYLKNNSDTKAVALDAAKLIDIYKIV, from the coding sequence ATGACTACAAGTATAGAAGATTATTTAAAAGGCATTTACCTGCTGAAGGAAAATAATAAGCTGAATAATAAAAATTTAGCCGAGCATCTGAAAATTTCCGCTGCCTCTGTCAGTGAAATGATAAAAAAGCTTGCTAAAGAAGGATACATAATCATTGAAAACAAAGATATAATACTGACTGAAAAGGGCAACAGACTGGCAGTAGAGGTAATAAGAAAGCACAGAATATGGGAAGTTTTTCTTGTACAGGTACTGAATTTCAAAAAAGATGATATACATGAAGAGGCTGAAAAGCTGGAACACGCTACCAGCTGGAAGGTTTTGCAGAAGCTGGAAAAATTTCTTTCATATCCGAAAGAATCTCCTCACGGCAAGCCTATCATATATGATAATGAATATCTGAAGCTGGAGGATATAGTCAAACTCTCGGAAGTCGAGGTAAATGATAAAATAGTAATATTTAAAATCAAAAATGATGCTGATCTGGAAAATTATTTGAAAGATATGCATATAAATATAAAAGACATCTACGAAGTAAAAAAAATAGATCCCTTTAACGGACCTATATATTTAAAAAATAATTCCGATACTAAGGCTGTTGCATTAGATGCAGCCAAATTAATAGATATATATAAAATAGTATAA